The Natrinema salifodinae genome includes a window with the following:
- a CDS encoding shikimate kinase, whose product MDGRAVAPAAGTVLNALATGTGSAFAIDLETTATVELTDDGEVVGEVAGQPEADTTLVERCAELTIDEYADTAGLDEPDVGARIETESEVPMASGLKSSSAAANATVLATLDALEVADAVERIEACRLGVRAARDAGVTVTGAFDDASASMLGGVTVTDNTSDTLLAREEIDWQALVYTPPERSYSADADVSACERIAPMADLVEELALDGRYGEAMTVNGFVFCGALGFPTGPMIDALPDVTGVSLSGTGPSYVAVGERETLETVRDRWDERDGTTRLLRTRTDGTRTTRP is encoded by the coding sequence ATGGACGGCCGTGCTGTCGCCCCCGCAGCCGGGACGGTGCTCAACGCGCTCGCGACCGGCACCGGGTCGGCGTTTGCGATCGACCTCGAGACGACGGCGACCGTCGAGCTCACCGACGACGGCGAGGTCGTCGGTGAGGTCGCCGGCCAGCCCGAGGCCGACACGACGCTCGTCGAGCGCTGTGCCGAACTGACGATCGACGAGTACGCCGACACGGCCGGGTTGGATGAGCCCGATGTAGGCGCTCGTATCGAGACCGAAAGCGAGGTTCCGATGGCCTCGGGACTGAAGAGTTCCAGCGCCGCGGCCAACGCGACCGTACTCGCGACGCTCGACGCCCTCGAGGTCGCCGACGCGGTCGAACGAATCGAAGCCTGTCGGCTCGGCGTGCGGGCTGCCCGCGATGCCGGCGTGACGGTGACCGGCGCGTTCGACGACGCCAGCGCGAGCATGCTCGGCGGCGTGACGGTAACCGACAACACGAGCGACACGTTGCTCGCCCGTGAGGAAATCGACTGGCAGGCGCTGGTTTACACGCCCCCGGAACGGTCCTACAGCGCCGACGCCGACGTCTCAGCCTGCGAACGCATCGCGCCGATGGCCGATCTCGTCGAAGAACTCGCGCTCGACGGCCGCTACGGCGAGGCCATGACCGTCAACGGTTTCGTCTTCTGTGGCGCGCTGGGATTCCCGACGGGTCCGATGATCGACGCCCTCCCCGACGTGACCGGCGTTTCGCTGTCCGGAACCGGGCCGAGCTACGTCGCCGTCGGGGAGCGGGAGACCCTCGAGACGGTGCGAGACCGGTGGGACGAACGCGACGGAACGACACGATTACTGCGGACGCGAACGGACGGTACACGAACGACCAGACCATGA
- a CDS encoding AAA family ATPase: MSSSESDGVTLSVRAAEKGDAGRGVARIPEPARRQLGILSGDAVVIEGAETTVAKMWPADPSIPDDAVQIDGDTRANAGVHVGDAVTVRAKDKSTISDADRVTLVAPPSLAEQQRQAAEREATEKLRNRPVRAGEQVRIEGFDHQPFRVTDTDPDGDVRITSATTIRIVDAGGTGGAGGQASSRSEGGAGTGAGAGSSDRGGGSTGVGGPDAESGSSAGSGSGVGPTGTAEEPAPSSGITYEDIGGLDEELELVREMIELPLSEPDLFRRLGVEPPSGVLLYGPPGTGKTLIARAVANEVDARFETISGPEIMSKYKGESEEQLRRTFEKAREEAPTIIFFDEIDSIAGTRDDEGDAENRIVGQLLTLMDGLDARGEVIVIGATNRVDAIDPALRRGGRFDREIQIGVPDKEGRREILEVHTRGMPLADDVDVDAIARRTHGFVGADLDAVASEAAMAAIRDRPTDADERREWNREPTVRKTHFDAALASVEPSAMREYVAESPSTDFSDVGGLDDAKQTLRESVEWPLTYDRLFEETNTAPPSGVLLYGPPGTGKTLLARALAGETDVNFVRVDGPEIVDRYVGESEKAIREVFERARQAAPSIVFFDEIDAITAARGEGHEVTERVVSQLLTELDGMRENPNLVVLAATNRKDHIDPALLRPGRLDTHVFVDEPDREAREKILAVHADGKPLADDVDIDTLAAELEGYTGADIEALVRDASMWAIREVAAEHGPETANEQADEVSIERRHFDAARENTDTR, encoded by the coding sequence ATGAGTTCGTCGGAATCGGACGGCGTGACGCTGTCGGTGCGTGCTGCCGAAAAGGGAGACGCGGGTCGGGGCGTCGCGCGGATCCCCGAGCCAGCGCGGCGCCAACTCGGCATCCTGAGCGGCGACGCCGTCGTGATCGAGGGCGCAGAGACGACCGTCGCCAAGATGTGGCCCGCCGATCCCTCGATCCCGGACGACGCCGTCCAGATCGACGGGGACACCCGCGCGAACGCCGGCGTCCACGTCGGCGACGCGGTCACCGTCCGCGCGAAGGACAAATCCACCATCAGCGACGCCGACCGGGTCACGCTGGTCGCACCGCCGAGCCTCGCCGAGCAACAGCGCCAGGCGGCCGAGCGCGAGGCGACCGAGAAGCTGCGCAACCGACCAGTGCGGGCCGGCGAACAGGTCCGGATCGAGGGGTTCGACCACCAGCCGTTCCGGGTCACCGACACGGACCCCGACGGCGACGTCCGCATCACGAGCGCGACGACGATCCGGATCGTCGATGCCGGGGGGACGGGGGGAGCGGGCGGCCAGGCGAGTTCGCGAAGCGAGGGGGGAGCGGGAACCGGAGCCGGAGCCGGGTCCAGTGATCGCGGCGGTGGCTCGACGGGGGTGGGCGGACCGGACGCCGAATCCGGTTCCAGTGCCGGTTCCGGCTCCGGTGTCGGACCCACGGGAACGGCCGAGGAGCCGGCCCCGAGCTCCGGCATCACCTACGAGGACATCGGCGGCCTGGACGAGGAACTCGAACTCGTCCGGGAGATGATCGAACTCCCCCTCTCGGAGCCGGACCTGTTCCGGCGACTCGGCGTCGAACCTCCCTCCGGCGTGTTGCTGTACGGGCCGCCGGGGACCGGGAAGACGCTGATCGCGCGCGCGGTCGCCAACGAGGTCGACGCTCGCTTCGAGACGATCTCCGGTCCGGAGATCATGTCGAAGTATAAAGGCGAGTCGGAGGAGCAGCTCCGGCGAACCTTCGAGAAAGCCCGCGAGGAGGCGCCGACGATCATCTTCTTTGACGAGATCGACTCGATCGCCGGCACGCGCGACGACGAGGGCGACGCCGAAAACCGGATCGTCGGCCAACTGCTGACCCTGATGGACGGCCTCGACGCCCGCGGCGAGGTGATCGTCATCGGCGCGACCAACCGCGTCGATGCCATCGATCCCGCGCTCCGCCGAGGCGGCCGCTTCGATCGCGAGATCCAGATCGGCGTCCCCGACAAGGAGGGCCGCCGGGAGATCCTCGAAGTCCATACCCGCGGCATGCCGCTGGCCGACGACGTCGACGTCGACGCGATCGCGCGGCGAACCCACGGCTTCGTCGGCGCGGATCTGGACGCCGTCGCGAGCGAGGCCGCGATGGCCGCCATCCGCGATCGGCCGACCGACGCCGACGAGCGCCGCGAATGGAACCGCGAGCCGACAGTGCGAAAGACCCACTTCGACGCCGCGCTCGCGTCCGTCGAACCCTCGGCCATGCGCGAGTACGTCGCCGAGTCGCCGTCCACCGACTTCTCCGACGTCGGCGGCTTAGACGACGCGAAACAGACGCTCCGGGAATCGGTCGAGTGGCCCCTCACCTACGATCGGCTCTTCGAGGAGACCAACACCGCGCCGCCCTCCGGTGTCCTCCTGTACGGCCCCCCGGGAACCGGGAAGACGCTGCTCGCACGCGCACTCGCGGGCGAAACGGACGTCAACTTCGTCCGCGTCGACGGCCCCGAGATCGTCGACCGCTACGTCGGCGAGAGCGAGAAGGCGATTCGGGAGGTCTTCGAGCGCGCCCGCCAGGCGGCCCCGTCGATCGTCTTCTTCGACGAGATCGACGCGATCACGGCCGCCCGCGGCGAGGGCCACGAGGTCACCGAGCGGGTCGTCTCCCAGCTGCTGACCGAACTTGACGGGATGCGGGAGAATCCCAACCTGGTCGTCCTGGCCGCGACCAACCGGAAGGACCACATCGACCCCGCACTGTTGCGACCAGGGCGGCTCGACACCCACGTCTTCGTCGACGAACCCGACCGCGAGGCGCGGGAGAAGATTCTCGCGGTCCACGCCGACGGCAAACCGCTCGCCGACGACGTCGATATCGACACCCTCGCGGCCGAACTCGAGGGGTACACGGGCGCGGACATCGAGGCCCTGGTCAGGGACGCCTCGATGTGGGCGATCCGCGAGGTCGCCGCCGAGCACGGCCCCGAGACGGCGAACGAACAGGCCGACGAGGTCAGCATCGAGCGACGTCACTTCGATGCGGCTCGAGAGAATACGGACACGAGATAG
- a CDS encoding chorismate mutase: MTREPTIDTNTSPEVATDGGTDEERRTPDEMNLDELREEIRSIDQEIVELIAQRTYVADTIAAVKEEQELPTTDEKQEQQVMERAGENAEQFDVDANLVKAIFRLLIELNKVEQRENR, encoded by the coding sequence ATGACTCGAGAGCCAACGATCGACACGAACACGAGCCCCGAGGTGGCGACCGACGGCGGCACCGACGAGGAGCGACGCACGCCGGACGAGATGAATCTCGACGAACTCCGCGAGGAGATCCGATCGATCGATCAGGAGATCGTCGAACTGATCGCCCAGCGAACCTACGTCGCGGACACCATCGCGGCGGTCAAGGAAGAGCAGGAGCTGCCGACCACCGACGAGAAACAGGAACAACAGGTGATGGAGCGGGCCGGCGAGAACGCCGAACAGTTCGACGTCGACGCGAACCTGGTCAAGGCGATCTTCCGGCTATTGATCGAACTGAACAAGGTCGAGCAACGCGAGAATCGGTAG
- a CDS encoding helix-turn-helix domain-containing protein: MAIIAEFRLQSTELPLTDTVAAVPETTLAIERILVVDPDRPIVLCRALEEPDGFDEALAADPTVETYATVDDANGDGDALYRIGLRDPPLPIYRTYVELGATPLSGIVTVDGWWGRARFPDREALASYRAFCTDRGASFKLERLTRDPSSDDPPFGLTCKQYEALIAAREAGYFAVPREASTEVVADELGISAPSASERIRRGIDRLLANAL; the protein is encoded by the coding sequence ATGGCCATCATCGCGGAGTTCCGACTGCAATCGACGGAGCTGCCGCTAACGGACACCGTGGCGGCGGTTCCGGAGACGACGCTCGCTATCGAACGGATTCTGGTCGTCGATCCGGATCGGCCGATCGTCCTCTGTCGAGCGCTCGAGGAGCCCGACGGGTTCGACGAGGCGTTGGCGGCTGATCCAACGGTCGAGACGTACGCGACGGTCGACGACGCCAACGGCGACGGCGACGCGCTGTACCGGATCGGACTCCGCGATCCGCCGCTGCCGATCTACCGGACGTACGTCGAACTGGGAGCGACGCCCCTGAGCGGAATCGTCACCGTCGACGGCTGGTGGGGGCGGGCGCGGTTTCCGGACCGGGAGGCGCTCGCGTCGTACCGCGCGTTCTGTACCGACCGCGGCGCGTCGTTCAAACTCGAACGGCTCACCCGCGACCCGTCGTCCGACGACCCGCCGTTCGGACTCACCTGCAAGCAGTACGAGGCCCTGATCGCGGCTCGCGAGGCGGGGTACTTCGCGGTCCCGCGCGAGGCCTCGACCGAGGTGGTCGCCGACGAACTGGGAATTTCGGCGCCGTCGGCGTCCGAACGGATCCGCCGCGGCATCGATCGACTCCTCGCGAACGCCCTCTGA
- a CDS encoding metal-dependent hydrolase has product MLPPGHAAVGYLAFSLCRRAWHRDVPTDSSMVWLLFATQLPDLIDKPLAWSLGVLPTGRSLGHSVVFALPLVLLVEFWFRRRNRPADGDGFAVGYFSHLFADSAFALRGGAEWITFLVWPLLASPEYGSRPSIWPPAVYFSSIELAVGAVVAALWIADGMPGLGYVRAIRGRLRKDQQN; this is encoded by the coding sequence ATGCTTCCTCCGGGCCACGCCGCGGTCGGCTACCTGGCGTTCTCGCTGTGCCGACGGGCATGGCACCGCGACGTTCCGACGGACTCGTCGATGGTCTGGCTGCTCTTCGCTACCCAACTCCCGGACCTGATCGATAAACCGTTGGCCTGGTCACTCGGTGTGTTGCCGACGGGCCGTTCGCTCGGTCACTCGGTTGTGTTCGCTCTCCCGCTCGTTTTACTCGTCGAGTTCTGGTTTCGACGCCGGAATCGACCGGCCGATGGCGACGGGTTCGCTGTCGGGTACTTCTCGCACCTTTTCGCCGATTCCGCGTTCGCTCTTCGGGGCGGAGCGGAGTGGATAACGTTTCTGGTCTGGCCTCTGCTGGCATCGCCCGAATACGGCTCTCGACCGTCTATCTGGCCACCGGCCGTCTATTTCAGTTCGATCGAACTCGCAGTCGGAGCGGTCGTCGCCGCGCTGTGGATTGCCGACGGAATGCCGGGGCTCGGCTACGTTCGAGCCATCCGCGGTCGGCTGAGAAAGGACCAACAGAATTAG
- a CDS encoding DUF5796 family protein encodes MSARNNVAPSTIGVDLVDGGVVVQYLDGREVFYHGPPKPVEESVATPPGKEVHVLVTDPDGVEGVMTYVNDRNTHDDILETTGVGRVMLERNDEEELFPGVTVATEAYSIRVEADLSVVDGRVFVFAEDELSEHAYELVERDRDAGAGDETGAGDSEDAEGV; translated from the coding sequence ATGAGCGCGCGCAACAACGTCGCCCCCAGCACGATCGGCGTCGATCTCGTCGACGGTGGCGTCGTCGTCCAGTACCTCGACGGACGGGAGGTCTTCTATCACGGCCCGCCGAAACCCGTCGAGGAGTCGGTAGCGACCCCGCCAGGCAAGGAGGTCCACGTCCTGGTCACCGACCCCGACGGCGTCGAGGGCGTCATGACCTACGTCAACGACCGGAACACCCACGACGACATCCTCGAGACGACCGGCGTCGGACGGGTGATGCTCGAGCGCAACGACGAGGAGGAGCTGTTCCCCGGCGTCACCGTCGCGACCGAGGCCTATTCGATCCGCGTCGAGGCGGACCTCTCGGTCGTCGACGGGCGCGTGTTCGTCTTCGCCGAGGACGAACTGAGCGAGCACGCCTACGAACTCGTCGAGCGCGACCGCGACGCCGGCGCCGGTGACGAAACCGGCGCAGGCGACTCCGAGGACGCCGAGGGAGTCTGA
- a CDS encoding ribonucleotide-diphosphate reductase subunit beta codes for MGTDGQPAMQLDSTARPYRYYRNAVEKHWDPHEIDLEADRDGVADLPDPAFEGLKRSLALFGAGEESVTEDLAPLSVVLDDIADQLFITTQLYEESKHTDFFDRYWRAVIHPEADRRGQARSSPTDERWFNEPYDELFARNERAMARLLEADTPANRARAHCHYHLTIEGILAQTGYYGLTLAYGEDEPDLPNLPGLVEGLKLIRSDEGRHVGFGMAKLKSLVMADEVDPDLLRETVDDLVPLVQESLTGDDGASTEEGPGPSPSDLTGYAAAKHEQRMRQITTASEKIPDVEELTELDA; via the coding sequence ATGGGAACCGATGGCCAGCCCGCGATGCAACTCGACTCGACGGCGCGTCCGTACCGATACTACCGCAACGCGGTCGAGAAACACTGGGATCCCCACGAGATCGACCTCGAGGCGGACCGCGACGGCGTCGCCGACCTCCCGGACCCAGCGTTCGAGGGGCTCAAGCGCTCGCTCGCGCTGTTCGGCGCCGGCGAGGAGTCAGTGACCGAGGACCTCGCGCCGCTTTCGGTCGTCCTCGACGACATCGCCGACCAGCTGTTCATCACGACGCAACTGTACGAGGAATCGAAGCACACCGACTTCTTCGACCGGTACTGGCGCGCGGTGATCCACCCCGAAGCGGACCGGCGCGGCCAGGCGCGCTCGTCGCCGACCGACGAGCGGTGGTTCAACGAACCGTACGACGAACTGTTCGCGCGCAACGAGCGCGCGATGGCGCGGCTCCTCGAGGCCGACACCCCGGCGAACCGCGCGCGAGCCCACTGTCACTACCACCTGACGATCGAGGGGATCCTCGCCCAGACCGGCTACTACGGGCTCACCCTCGCGTACGGCGAGGATGAACCGGACTTGCCCAATCTGCCGGGCCTGGTCGAGGGACTCAAACTGATCCGCAGCGACGAGGGCCGCCACGTCGGCTTCGGCATGGCGAAACTCAAGTCGCTCGTGATGGCCGACGAGGTCGATCCCGACCTCCTCCGCGAGACGGTCGACGACCTGGTCCCGCTCGTCCAAGAGAGCCTGACCGGCGACGACGGTGCCAGTACCGAGGAGGGGCCCGGCCCGAGCCCGTCCGACCTGACCGGGTATGCAGCCGCGAAACACGAACAGCGAATGCGACAGATCACCACCGCGAGCGAGAAGATTCCGGACGTCGAGGAGCTAACCGAACTCGACGCGTAG
- a CDS encoding CDC48 family AAA ATPase: MNEVQLEVAKAYPNDSGRGIARLDPDTLLHLKLSPGDIIEIEGADTTAAKVWRADRQDWNTDTVRIDGFTRQNADVGIGERVTIRKAEATKADKLVLAPPEEASVQFGSDAAGMVKRQILKRPVVGRDIVPVMSSTNHPFMRSPGQAIPLIAVETEPEGVVLITEDTDVELREEPISGFEKTGGGITYEDIGGLQNEIQRVREMVELPMKHPQIFKKLGIEPPQGVLLHGPPGTGKTLLAKAVANETSASFFSIAGPEIISKYYGESEQQLREIFEDATEESPSIIFIDELDSIAPKREDVTGEVERRVVAQLLTMMDGLESRGQVIVIAATNRVDSVDPALRRPGRFDREIEIGVPDETGREEILQIHTRGMPLSDDVNLGHLADETHGFVGADIESLTKEAAMKALRRYLPEIDLDEEDIPPSLIDRMIVKREDFRGALNEVEPSAMREVLVELPKISWDDVGGLQDAKDQVKESVEWPLSNPERFDRLGIDPPAGVLLYGPPGTGKTLMAKAVANETNANFISVRGPQLLSKWVGESEKAIRQTFRKARQVSPTVIFFDELDALAPGRGGEVGSNVSERVVNQLLTELDGLEEMENVMVIGATNRPDMIDPALLRSGRFDRLVMIGEPDVEGRERILDIHTQDTPLAADVTLREIAEITDGYVGSDLESIAREAAIEALREDEEADVVEMRHFRQAMENVRPTITDDILDYYEQIEEEFRGGASGGPDPTGRRGSRIGFQ, translated from the coding sequence ATGAACGAAGTCCAACTGGAGGTTGCGAAGGCGTACCCGAACGATTCGGGTCGTGGTATCGCCCGTCTCGACCCGGACACGCTGTTGCATCTGAAGCTCAGTCCGGGCGACATCATCGAGATCGAGGGTGCAGACACCACCGCCGCGAAGGTCTGGCGCGCAGACCGGCAGGACTGGAACACCGACACCGTCCGCATCGACGGCTTCACCCGACAGAACGCCGACGTCGGCATCGGCGAACGCGTCACCATCCGCAAGGCCGAAGCGACGAAAGCCGACAAGCTGGTGCTGGCCCCGCCGGAGGAGGCGTCGGTTCAGTTCGGCTCCGACGCCGCCGGCATGGTGAAACGCCAGATCCTGAAGCGCCCGGTCGTCGGCCGCGACATCGTCCCCGTCATGTCCTCGACGAACCACCCGTTCATGCGGTCGCCCGGCCAGGCGATCCCGCTGATCGCCGTCGAGACCGAGCCCGAGGGGGTCGTCCTGATCACCGAGGATACCGACGTCGAACTCCGCGAGGAGCCGATCTCGGGCTTCGAGAAGACCGGGGGCGGCATCACCTACGAGGACATCGGCGGCCTGCAAAACGAGATCCAGCGGGTCCGGGAGATGGTCGAACTCCCGATGAAGCACCCGCAGATCTTCAAGAAGCTCGGCATCGAGCCGCCACAGGGCGTCTTGCTGCACGGCCCGCCGGGCACCGGGAAGACGCTGCTCGCGAAGGCCGTCGCCAACGAGACCTCCGCCAGTTTCTTCTCTATCGCCGGACCGGAGATCATCTCGAAGTACTACGGCGAATCCGAACAGCAGTTACGCGAGATCTTCGAGGACGCCACCGAGGAGTCGCCCTCGATCATCTTCATCGACGAACTCGACTCGATCGCCCCCAAGCGGGAGGACGTCACCGGCGAGGTCGAGCGCCGCGTCGTCGCCCAACTGCTGACCATGATGGACGGCCTCGAGTCGCGCGGTCAGGTCATCGTCATCGCGGCGACCAACCGCGTCGACTCGGTCGACCCCGCGCTGCGTCGCCCCGGTCGGTTCGACCGCGAGATCGAGATCGGCGTCCCCGACGAGACGGGCCGCGAGGAGATCCTCCAGATCCACACCCGCGGCATGCCCCTCTCGGACGACGTCAACCTCGGCCACCTGGCCGACGAGACCCACGGCTTCGTCGGCGCCGACATCGAGAGTCTGACGAAGGAGGCCGCGATGAAGGCGCTCCGACGCTACTTGCCGGAGATCGATCTCGACGAGGAGGACATCCCGCCGAGCCTGATCGACCGGATGATCGTCAAGCGCGAGGACTTCCGCGGCGCCTTGAACGAGGTCGAACCCTCGGCGATGCGGGAGGTGCTGGTCGAACTCCCGAAAATCTCCTGGGACGACGTCGGCGGCCTGCAAGATGCCAAAGACCAGGTCAAGGAGTCCGTCGAGTGGCCGCTGTCGAACCCCGAACGGTTCGACCGGCTCGGCATCGATCCGCCGGCCGGCGTCCTCCTGTACGGCCCGCCCGGCACCGGGAAGACGCTGATGGCCAAGGCCGTCGCCAACGAGACCAACGCCAACTTCATCTCCGTGCGCGGCCCGCAACTGCTCTCGAAGTGGGTCGGCGAATCGGAGAAGGCCATCCGCCAGACCTTCCGCAAGGCCCGCCAGGTCTCGCCGACGGTCATCTTCTTCGACGAGCTCGACGCGCTCGCGCCGGGCCGCGGCGGTGAAGTCGGCTCGAACGTCTCCGAGCGGGTCGTCAACCAGCTCCTGACCGAACTCGACGGGCTCGAGGAGATGGAGAACGTGATGGTCATCGGCGCGACCAACCGGCCGGACATGATCGACCCCGCGCTCTTGCGCTCCGGCCGGTTCGACCGCCTGGTCATGATCGGCGAGCCCGACGTCGAGGGCCGCGAGCGGATCCTCGATATCCACACCCAGGACACGCCGCTGGCCGCGGACGTCACGCTGCGCGAGATCGCCGAGATCACCGACGGCTACGTCGGCAGCGACCTCGAGTCGATCGCCCGCGAGGCGGCCATCGAGGCCCTGCGCGAGGACGAGGAGGCCGACGTCGTCGAGATGCGCCACTTCCGCCAGGCCATGGAGAACGTCCGCCCGACGATCACGGACGACATCCTCGACTACTACGAGCAGATCGAAGAGGAGTTCCGCGGCGGCGCCAGCGGCGGGCCGGACCCGACCGGCCGCCGCGGCAGCCGGATCGGCTTCCAGTAG
- the larC gene encoding nickel pincer cofactor biosynthesis protein LarC: MRLLAFDGRMGASGDMILAALLDAGADPAALEPVTDALDVEYRIDEVEKSAIAATTVDVFLTDDEDGEDGGGGEGTADGTCEGHDHGHSHEHAHDDSDHEHGAHGYSHGHDHTHDHDHDHEHEHQGEDAVHAEGHGPHRSYLEVREIVQDMALDPAVERDALAIFELLGEAEASVHGESLEEIHFHEVGADDAIADVVGAAALLHDLDPDRVVTTPLSTGGGTVSMSHGEYPVPTPAVVEIAERAAWSLRGGPVDAELLTPTGAAILGHVADGVDALPTLSLEGSGYGAGGYDLDPHPNVLRAMVGTTEDEGALAKDDIAVLETNLDDATPEVLGGLQETLADAGARDVSILPAMMKKSRPGHLVKVICKPADRERVARRLAEETGTLGVRDAGVTHRWIADREFETVTVEIDGDEYEVTVKIASDSDGRVYDVSAEYDDAEAVARETSLPTRAVLERAETAARSDRTAE; encoded by the coding sequence ATGCGACTCCTCGCCTTCGACGGTCGGATGGGCGCCAGCGGCGACATGATCCTGGCCGCGCTCCTCGATGCCGGGGCCGATCCGGCGGCCCTCGAACCCGTGACCGACGCCCTCGACGTGGAGTACCGGATCGACGAGGTCGAAAAGAGCGCCATTGCGGCGACGACGGTCGACGTGTTCCTGACCGACGACGAGGACGGCGAGGACGGCGGGGGCGGCGAAGGAACGGCCGACGGGACCTGCGAGGGGCACGACCACGGCCACTCGCACGAGCACGCGCACGACGATTCGGATCACGAGCACGGAGCCCACGGCTACAGCCACGGTCACGACCATACTCACGATCACGACCACGACCACGAACACGAGCATCAGGGGGAAGACGCCGTCCACGCCGAGGGCCACGGTCCCCACCGCAGCTATCTCGAGGTCCGCGAGATCGTTCAGGACATGGCCCTCGACCCCGCGGTCGAACGCGACGCGCTCGCGATCTTCGAACTGCTCGGCGAAGCCGAGGCCAGCGTCCACGGCGAGTCCCTCGAGGAGATTCACTTCCACGAGGTCGGTGCCGACGACGCGATCGCGGACGTGGTCGGCGCCGCCGCCTTACTCCACGACCTCGATCCGGATCGAGTTGTGACCACGCCGCTGTCGACCGGCGGCGGCACGGTCTCGATGAGCCACGGCGAGTACCCCGTCCCCACGCCCGCGGTCGTCGAAATCGCCGAGCGGGCCGCCTGGTCCCTGCGCGGCGGGCCCGTCGATGCGGAACTGCTCACGCCCACCGGCGCGGCGATCCTGGGCCACGTCGCCGACGGCGTCGATGCCCTTCCGACGCTCTCGCTCGAGGGGTCGGGGTACGGCGCGGGCGGGTACGACCTCGATCCCCACCCGAACGTCCTCCGCGCGATGGTCGGCACGACCGAGGACGAGGGCGCGCTCGCGAAAGACGACATCGCGGTTCTCGAGACCAACCTCGACGACGCGACGCCCGAAGTGCTGGGCGGTCTGCAGGAGACTCTCGCGGACGCGGGCGCGCGCGACGTTTCGATTCTCCCCGCGATGATGAAGAAGTCCCGCCCGGGCCACCTGGTGAAGGTCATCTGCAAACCCGCGGACCGCGAGCGCGTCGCGCGAAGATTGGCCGAGGAGACGGGCACCCTGGGCGTTCGGGACGCGGGCGTGACCCACCGCTGGATCGCCGACCGGGAGTTCGAGACCGTCACGGTAGAGATCGACGGCGACGAGTACGAGGTCACGGTCAAGATCGCGAGCGATTCCGACGGCCGGGTCTACGACGTGAGCGCGGAGTACGACGACGCCGAAGCGGTGGCACGGGAAACGTCGCTCCCGACTCGGGCCGTCCTGGAACGGGCGGAAACGGCTGCCCGGTCCGACCGCACGGCGGAGTAG
- a CDS encoding DUF7128 family protein — protein sequence MVVQTERDDATWYECETCGLLFDEQSDASEHEKRCDGSDPTYIQ from the coding sequence ATGGTCGTCCAAACCGAGCGCGACGACGCCACCTGGTACGAGTGCGAGACCTGCGGGCTGCTCTTCGACGAGCAGTCGGACGCGAGCGAGCACGAAAAGCGGTGCGACGGCTCCGATCCGACCTACATTCAGTAA
- a CDS encoding PIN domain-containing protein, producing MTVYVETNFLLALVKDSDWLQQSAEEALDEYDVETSAFSYLELLLARERYEFDYVPLVANLLELVPVRDEEERQIVLKAVNYYDEGMTAFDAFHAATAETRTLNVLSSEKDYEDIEVERVPLEPADE from the coding sequence ATGACGGTCTACGTTGAAACCAACTTTTTACTCGCACTCGTCAAAGACTCGGACTGGTTGCAGCAATCAGCAGAAGAAGCACTCGACGAGTACGACGTAGAAACGTCGGCCTTCTCCTATCTCGAACTCCTTCTCGCCCGAGAACGGTACGAGTTCGATTACGTCCCACTCGTGGCAAATCTGCTCGAACTCGTCCCTGTCCGGGACGAGGAAGAACGACAAATCGTTCTGAAGGCCGTCAACTACTACGACGAGGGAATGACGGCGTTCGATGCGTTCCACGCCGCGACTGCAGAAACACGGACGCTGAACGTGCTCTCATCGGAGAAAGACTACGAAGACATCGAGGTGGAACGAGTCCCGCTAGAACCGGCTGATGAATGA
- a CDS encoding DUF7508 domain-containing protein, with translation MPLQKPWRDLDRDAIAAAPDRPGVYELGDESGTVVAVDHGVLRDELKSALAYGDGDRVRWSETHTLDQARDLAAEHRERLG, from the coding sequence ATGCCCCTCCAAAAGCCCTGGCGCGACCTCGACCGGGACGCAATCGCCGCCGCTCCGGACCGGCCAGGCGTCTACGAACTGGGCGACGAGTCGGGGACGGTGGTCGCGGTCGACCACGGCGTCCTCCGTGACGAACTCAAAAGTGCGCTGGCCTACGGCGACGGCGACCGCGTTCGCTGGTCGGAGACCCACACGCTCGACCAGGCGCGCGACCTCGCAGCCGAGCACCGCGAGCGACTCGGGTGA